The following proteins are encoded in a genomic region of Penaeus chinensis breed Huanghai No. 1 chromosome 10, ASM1920278v2, whole genome shotgun sequence:
- the LOC125029720 gene encoding LOW QUALITY PROTEIN: protein farnesyltransferase/geranylgeranyltransferase type-1 subunit alpha-like (The sequence of the model RefSeq protein was modified relative to this genomic sequence to represent the inferred CDS: deleted 1 base in 1 codon), which translates to MGSNDDEYPSEEEVWVFYKDREEWADVTPVPQDDGPNPVVKIAYTDAFTDVYDYFRAVMASGELSERALELTEDALNMNAANYTVWQYRRKILKQLGSDLEDELNFCRHMIELNPKNYQVWHHRRVIVEWLGDASKELRLTGDIFSQDAKNYHAWEHRQWVLRTFKLFDGELDYVDRLLEEDVRNNSAWNQRHFTITQTTGFTPDVIEREVKYAKKAIGKVVENESPWSYLRGVLQHCDSGLGSVCDLEQWCQQMYESGERSPHLLTFMLDLMEDKMERETSERESTLKKSLDMCEALAVEHDQIRREYWRYIARNLSHRFGA; encoded by the exons ATGGGCTCCAATGATGATGAATATCCATCTGAAGAAGAAGTTTGGGTATTttacaaagacagagaggagtgGGCAGACGTAACACCAGTGCCTCAAGATGATGGTCCAAATCCAGTTGTTAAGATTGCATATACTGATGCAT TCACTGATGTATATGACTACTTTAGAGCAGTAATGGCTTCTGGGGAGCTTTCTGAAAGAGCACTTGAACTCACAGAAGATGCCTTGAATATGAATGCAGCAAATTACACAGTATGGCAATACAG GAGGAAAATTTTAAAACAACTTGGTAGCGACCTTGAAGATGAATTAAATTTCTGTCGTCATATGATTGAGTTAAATCCTAAAAATTATCAAGTATG GCACCACCGACGTGTGATTGTTGAGTGGTTAGGTGATGCTAGCAAAGAACTTAGGCTTACAGGAGAT ATCTTCAGCCAAGATGCCAAGAACTATCATGCTTGGGAACACCGCCAATGGGTTTTGCGTACTTTTAA GTTGTTTGATGGTGAATTAGATTACGTTGATAGACTGCTTGAAGAAGATGTAAGAAATAACTCAGCCTGGAACCAGCGACATTTTACAATCACCCAGACTACAGGATTCACTCCAGATGTTATTGAGCGGGAAGTGAAATATGCTAAGAAGGCCATCGGCAAAGTTGTTGAAAATGAAAGTCCATGGAGCTACTTAAGAGG ggttCTCCAGCATTGTGATAGCGGTCTAGGCAGTGTGTGTGACCTGGAACAGTGGTGCCAACAAATGTACGAGTCTGGAGAGCGATCACCTCATCTCCTCACCTTTATGTTAGACCTCATGGAAgacaagatggagagagaaacatCCGAGAGAGAATCCACATTGAAGAAATCCCTAGAT ATGTGTGAGGCCCTTGCAGTGGAGCATGATCAGATTCGCCGTGAATACTGGAGATACATTGCCAGGAATTTGAGCCACCGCTTTGGAGCTTAA